The proteins below come from a single Flavobacterium lindanitolerans genomic window:
- the hemE gene encoding uroporphyrinogen decarboxylase has product MIKNDLFLRALNKETVERPPVWMMRQAGRYLPEFIALRDKYDFFTRCQTPELAAEITVQPIRRIAPDAAILFSDILVVPQAMGIEVLMKESVGPFLPNPIRTIQDVEKVVVPDIQETLGYVMDAIKLTKEMLNDEVPLIGFAGSPWTIFCYAVEGKGSKSFDTAKGFCFTHPEAAHVLLQKITDTTIAYLKEKVKAGVNAVQVFDSWGGMLSPTDYQEFSWKYINQIVEALAPETHVIVFGKGCWFALNEMGRSKASALGVDWTCSPRNARYLSGGEITLQGNFDPSRLLSPIPTIKKMVTEMINEFGKDKFIANLGHGILPNIPVDHAKAFVDAVKEYK; this is encoded by the coding sequence ATGATAAAAAACGACCTTTTTTTAAGAGCACTCAATAAGGAAACAGTAGAACGTCCGCCAGTTTGGATGATGCGTCAGGCCGGAAGATATTTGCCGGAATTCATCGCCCTTCGCGACAAATACGACTTTTTCACACGTTGCCAGACTCCTGAATTGGCGGCTGAAATTACAGTACAGCCAATCAGAAGAATTGCCCCGGATGCGGCTATTTTATTTTCAGACATTCTGGTTGTGCCTCAGGCAATGGGAATTGAAGTTCTTATGAAAGAAAGTGTCGGGCCATTTTTGCCAAATCCAATCAGGACGATTCAGGATGTAGAAAAAGTGGTGGTTCCGGATATTCAGGAAACATTAGGTTATGTGATGGACGCTATCAAACTGACCAAAGAAATGCTGAACGATGAGGTTCCGTTAATTGGGTTTGCGGGTTCTCCATGGACTATTTTTTGCTATGCAGTAGAAGGTAAGGGTTCAAAAAGTTTTGACACAGCCAAAGGATTCTGCTTTACGCATCCGGAAGCAGCACACGTATTATTGCAAAAAATTACCGATACAACAATTGCTTACCTGAAAGAAAAAGTAAAGGCCGGTGTAAATGCAGTACAGGTTTTTGACAGTTGGGGCGGAATGCTTTCTCCAACCGACTATCAGGAATTTTCATGGAAATATATCAACCAGATTGTTGAAGCATTGGCTCCGGAAACACACGTTATTGTTTTTGGAAAAGGCTGTTGGTTTGCCTTGAATGAAATGGGTAGAAGTAAAGCTTCTGCTTTGGGAGTAGACTGGACCTGTTCGCCAAGAAATGCCAGATATTTGTCTGGAGGAGAAATTACATTGCAGGGAAATTTTGACCCGTCAAGATTACTTTCGCCAATACCAACCATCAAAAAAATGGTTACGGAAATGATTAACGAATTTGGTAAAGATAAATTCATTGCCAATCTCGGACATGGAATTTTACCTAACATTCCGGTTGACCATGCCAAAGCATTTGTTGACGCTGTAAAAGAATATAAATAG
- the hemF gene encoding oxygen-dependent coproporphyrinogen oxidase encodes MKNKFYAYIQTLQDKITAELERVDGQATFRQDLWERPEGGGGRTRVIENGAVFEKGGVNISAVHGSLPQAMQTYFKVGDVDFFACGLSLVIHPKNPMVPTVHANWRYFEMYDKEGNTVDQWFGGGQDLTPYYLFEEDARHFHQTCKSACDKHHPDFYSKFKKQCDAYFWNAHRNEARGLGGLFFDYCKASEDFTLDNWYDFVTEVGNSFLEAYVPIVEKRKNLEYTPENRNWQEIRRGRYVEFNLVHDKGTLFGLKTNGRIESILMSLPPHVQWVYDHHPEAGSEEEKLINILENPIDWI; translated from the coding sequence ATGAAAAATAAATTTTACGCATACATACAAACCCTTCAGGATAAAATTACTGCCGAACTGGAAAGAGTGGACGGACAGGCAACCTTCAGACAAGACCTTTGGGAACGTCCGGAAGGTGGCGGCGGAAGAACCCGTGTAATTGAAAACGGAGCTGTTTTTGAAAAAGGCGGGGTTAATATCTCTGCCGTTCACGGTTCGTTGCCGCAAGCCATGCAGACCTATTTTAAGGTGGGAGATGTTGATTTTTTTGCTTGTGGTTTGAGTCTGGTTATCCATCCTAAAAACCCAATGGTTCCAACGGTTCATGCCAACTGGAGGTATTTCGAAATGTATGACAAGGAAGGAAATACGGTAGATCAGTGGTTTGGCGGCGGACAGGATTTGACACCTTATTACTTGTTTGAAGAAGATGCCAGACATTTTCACCAAACCTGCAAGTCTGCCTGCGATAAGCATCATCCGGATTTTTATTCAAAATTTAAAAAGCAATGTGATGCTTATTTCTGGAATGCACACAGGAATGAAGCCAGAGGTTTAGGCGGATTATTTTTTGACTATTGCAAGGCTTCGGAAGATTTTACACTGGACAATTGGTATGATTTTGTAACAGAAGTTGGAAACAGCTTTTTGGAAGCCTATGTTCCGATTGTAGAAAAAAGAAAAAATTTAGAATACACACCAGAAAACAGAAACTGGCAGGAAATCCGTCGTGGACGTTATGTAGAGTTTAATCTGGTTCATGATAAAGGCACACTTTTCGGACTAAAAACCAACGGAAGGATAGAAAGTATCCTGATGAGTCTGCCGCCACATGTGCAATGGGTTTATGACCATCATCCGGAAGCCGGAAGCGAAGAAGAGAAATTAATCAATATATTAGAAAATCCGATTGACTGGATTTAA
- a CDS encoding uroporphyrinogen-III synthase, whose protein sequence is MPEPIRILSTKKLLPNQRQFLLNAGFSVIEANFIQAVGKKFELGDEDGNLIFTSQNAVKSFLENEKAQNLKNKKIFCVGTKTKALLEQNGYKVLASKEYASELAEIIVNDFKDESFLFFSGSLRRDTLPEALQKANISLKEIEVYETILTPQKINGPVDGILFFSPSGVQSYLKENRIVNQNCFCIGTTTAEPLEQLTDKIIIAKQQTVENVIIQIINYYSKKL, encoded by the coding sequence ATGCCCGAACCAATTCGAATTTTATCTACAAAAAAATTGTTGCCCAACCAGAGGCAGTTTTTGCTGAACGCAGGTTTTTCTGTAATAGAAGCCAATTTTATTCAGGCAGTAGGAAAGAAATTTGAGTTAGGAGATGAAGATGGAAACCTGATTTTTACCAGCCAGAATGCCGTGAAGAGTTTTTTAGAAAATGAGAAAGCTCAAAACCTGAAAAATAAAAAAATCTTTTGTGTGGGTACAAAAACAAAAGCCTTATTAGAACAAAATGGCTATAAGGTTCTGGCTTCAAAAGAATATGCATCGGAACTGGCAGAAATTATTGTAAACGATTTTAAGGATGAAAGCTTTTTGTTTTTTTCGGGAAGCCTGCGACGCGATACGCTGCCGGAAGCCTTACAAAAAGCCAATATTAGCCTGAAAGAAATTGAAGTATATGAAACCATCCTGACGCCGCAAAAGATAAATGGTCCGGTAGACGGAATACTTTTTTTCAGCCCGTCAGGAGTGCAAAGCTACCTGAAGGAAAATAGGATAGTAAACCAGAATTGCTTCTGCATTGGCACCACCACAGCAGAGCCTTTGGAACAACTAACAGATAAAATAATAATCGCAAAACAGCAAACGGTTGAAAATGTGATTATCCAGATAATAAATTATTACAGCAAAAAGCTTTAG